One genomic region from Candidatus Zixiibacteriota bacterium encodes:
- a CDS encoding glycosyltransferase, translating into MKILFTPYSGGSIAHVIRSLAIADELKSRGHEILFTTTTVRKPFINQAGYDVFGAGHAEVNLNDEKDQSIGYFRKNRGLFLNWLSDELAAAKQFQPDIVVNSPSFFGSLIRHKYRIPYVTILNAQWLNHFRGLLGLGKSTAALPHVLLRNALRPVFTKRFEELYLAEIREFYKTLDIGYIPSKRADLHSHNPILIPSVSAFEPLEPDTRDDVHFIGPLFWRGFEDMEFDRRGMFHDPKRPLIYVSLGGSIFRRDVYHNLIRLFIGQSEWNIIMSIGPNFQRTDFPPDTNHFKLYEYVPGLRVAQLAELVVNTASHGTVMQALWHGKPLVTIPHNIDQGTIAARVHELGVGVNLNAVNLLDFSKREKYFLKATQVKPKQIMAAIKQVLAEPRYTLNAQRISGILRKHDRAASLGADYVELYAKRPVH; encoded by the coding sequence ATGAAAATCCTCTTTACCCCCTACTCCGGGGGATCAATCGCACACGTAATTCGCTCGCTGGCCATTGCCGATGAGCTCAAGAGTCGGGGCCACGAGATTCTTTTCACGACCACGACCGTCCGGAAACCGTTCATCAATCAGGCGGGCTACGACGTCTTTGGCGCAGGTCATGCGGAGGTCAACCTTAATGACGAGAAAGACCAGTCAATCGGCTACTTCCGCAAGAATCGAGGCCTGTTTCTGAATTGGTTATCAGACGAGCTAGCCGCTGCAAAGCAGTTTCAACCCGATATCGTCGTGAATTCGCCGAGCTTCTTCGGATCGCTTATTCGTCACAAATATCGCATTCCGTACGTCACGATTCTCAATGCCCAGTGGCTGAACCACTTTCGCGGCCTTCTCGGACTGGGGAAGTCGACTGCGGCGCTTCCCCACGTATTGCTTCGCAATGCCCTCCGGCCGGTGTTCACCAAGCGATTCGAGGAACTCTACCTAGCCGAAATTCGCGAATTCTACAAGACCTTGGACATAGGATATATTCCTTCCAAGCGCGCGGATCTTCATTCGCACAACCCGATTCTCATTCCGAGCGTCTCGGCATTCGAACCGCTGGAGCCGGATACCCGCGACGATGTCCATTTCATCGGACCGCTGTTTTGGCGGGGCTTCGAGGACATGGAATTCGACCGGCGCGGCATGTTTCACGATCCCAAGCGTCCCCTCATCTATGTCTCTCTGGGAGGGTCAATCTTCCGCCGAGATGTTTATCACAACCTGATCAGGCTGTTCATTGGACAGTCGGAATGGAATATCATCATGAGTATCGGGCCGAACTTCCAGCGGACTGACTTTCCCCCTGATACCAACCATTTCAAGCTCTATGAATACGTGCCCGGTCTGCGGGTCGCTCAGCTTGCAGAGCTGGTTGTCAATACGGCCAGCCACGGCACGGTTATGCAGGCTCTCTGGCACGGTAAGCCATTGGTTACTATTCCGCACAATATTGATCAGGGGACGATTGCCGCTCGCGTTCACGAGCTTGGTGTGGGAGTAAACCTCAATGCCGTGAATCTGCTCGATTTCTCGAAGCGCGAAAAGTATTTCCTCAAAGCGACCCAGGTGAAGCCCAAACAGATCATGGCGGCTATCAAGCAAGTCTTGGCGGAACCCCGTTACACCCTCAATGCTCAGAGAATCTCCGGCATATTACGAAAACACGACCGCGCCGCTTCACTCGGCGCCGATTACGTGGAACTATATGCTAAACGTCCCGTTCACTAA